One Nitrososphaerales archaeon DNA window includes the following coding sequences:
- the rpsB gene encoding 30S ribosomal protein S2 — MSEAEKSVKEELKDYLEELAPKTGIRVGTPVKTKYMSPFIVRANPEGLYILDMNKTRERIEVAANFIARTPISKVAVCSAREYGKTPVAKFCELTGATPILERFMPGTFTNPLLPNYMEPELILVTDPQADQQAVIEATRAGLPVIAVSNSDNVTSKVDLVIPANNRGRKALAAVYWLLAKAVLAKLNKISIEGQPVDKIIYDGKEYVIDDFETKLIEEEVT, encoded by the coding sequence ATGAGCGAGGCTGAAAAGTCTGTTAAAGAGGAACTGAAGGACTACTTGGAGGAACTGGCGCCTAAAACGGGTATAAGAGTTGGCACGCCAGTAAAGACCAAGTATATGTCGCCATTCATAGTGAGGGCGAATCCGGAGGGTCTTTACATCCTTGATATGAATAAGACACGTGAAAGGATTGAAGTCGCAGCCAACTTTATAGCTAGAACGCCTATCTCCAAGGTTGCTGTGTGTTCAGCTAGGGAGTACGGCAAGACACCAGTAGCGAAGTTCTGTGAACTTACAGGTGCTACACCGATACTGGAAAGATTCATGCCTGGAACTTTTACCAATCCTTTGCTTCCTAACTATATGGAGCCTGAGCTGATTCTGGTTACTGACCCACAGGCCGATCAGCAGGCAGTTATTGAAGCTACAAGAGCAGGATTGCCTGTAATAGCTGTATCTAACAGCGATAATGTTACATCAAAAGTTGATCTCGTAATACCTGCAAATAATAGAGGTCGCAAGGCACTTGCCGCAGTGTACTGGTTACTTGCAAAGGCTGTTCTTGCAAAGTTGAATAAGATCAGTATTGAAGGACAGCCTGTAGATAAGATAATTTACGATGGTAAGGAATATGTGATAGACGATTTTGAAACTAAACTGATAGAAGAGGAGGTAACTTGA